Below is a genomic region from Citrobacter telavivensis.
ATGGACATGGTCAATCCCAGCATTCCACTGATTAAAACGGTGCAGGGCCAGTTGATGGGTGTTGTACAGGATGACACCCACCTCTGGCGCGGCATTCCTTACGCCGCGCCGCCAACGGGTGAACGACGCTGGCGAGCACCTCAACCGGTCGCCCCCTGGTCCGGGGTTCGTGACGCCAGTACCTTCTCCAGTGCAAGCTGGCAGGACATTGAATACTGCAAAGAGTTGGGCGGCGGCGATCCGGGCGCTTTTTCTGAAGATTGTCTCTATCTCAACGTCTGGTCTCCGGCGAAACGTCATCAGCCGCTTCCGGTAATGGTCTGGCTGCACGGCGGTGGCTACACCATCGGTGCCGGCAATCTGCCACCTTATGACGGCGTTGCGCTGGCGAAGCGTGACGTGGTTGTCGTTACCGTCAATTATCGCCTCGGTCATCTCGGCTTTTTTGCCCATCCGGCGCTGGAAGGCGAAGAGGGCGAGTGCCTCAATAACTTCGCGCTGCTCGACCAGATTGCCGCGCTGCGCTGGGTTCAGGAAAACATCGCCGCGTTCGGCGGCGATCCGCAAAACGTCACGCTGTTTGGGGAGTCGGCCGGGGCGCGCAGCGTACTCTCGCTGTTAGCCTCTCCGCGCGGGAAAGGGCTGTTTCATAAAGCGATTGTACAGAGCGGCTACACGCTGCCGGACACGCCTCGCGAGATTGCCCTGGAAAACGGTGTTGCGCTGGCAGAGCACTTTGGCTTGCAGAACGCGACGGCGGAACAACTTCGCGCCATTCCGGCTGAGGCATTCTGG
It encodes:
- a CDS encoding carboxylesterase family protein, which encodes MVNPSIPLIKTVQGQLMGVVQDDTHLWRGIPYAAPPTGERRWRAPQPVAPWSGVRDASTFSSASWQDIEYCKELGGGDPGAFSEDCLYLNVWSPAKRHQPLPVMVWLHGGGYTIGAGNLPPYDGVALAKRDVVVVTVNYRLGHLGFFAHPALEGEEGECLNNFALLDQIAALRWVQENIAAFGGDPQNVTLFGESAGARSVLSLLASPRGKGLFHKAIVQSGYTLPDTPREIALENGVALAEHFGLQNATAEQLRAIPAEAFWPLGAPYKIAPTPISGDAILPEPMLDVFFAARQHPMPMMIGSNSDEASVMAVFGIDLAGQIQKLRRERRLGLGLIKLLYPGVKGDEELGRHVCRDMAFTALGYVVMQAQQRVGEPCWRYWFDYVAETEHHTYANGAWHGNEVPYVFDTLMLAEPSRNYVNANDLAFAAHVADYWVNFARHASRSCDVLHGPVRWPACIQGRDRLLRIGLNKFAGFKVENRFMRARLSLFKRVMAHHVSLD